TCCGGGCGAGCGGCCCGATGGTCGTCAGGGTGAACCGCTCGCCGGCGAAGCAGGCCTGGGCCACCTGCTGGAAGCGTTCCGGGGTGACCTCCTCGATGCCCCGGATAATCGTGTCCAGGCTGTAGGTGCGCCCGAAGTACATCTCCATCTTGGCCAGGCGGGTCATGCGGCTGGTGGTGCTCTCCAGACCGAGCAGAAGGTTCCCCTTCAACTGTTCCTTCGCCCGCTGGAACTCCGCGGCCTCGAG
This sequence is a window from Candidatus Methylomirabilis sp.. Protein-coding genes within it:
- a CDS encoding insulinase family protein; translation: VYSIYSYLASYRDAGLVVIYAGCGETALEEVIGCIREECARLATQPLEAAEFQRAKEQLKGNLLLGLESTTSRMTRLAKMEMYFGRTYSLDTIIRGIEEVTPERFQQVAQACFAGERFTLTTIGPLARIGAAPVPA